In the genome of Triticum urartu cultivar G1812 chromosome 5, Tu2.1, whole genome shotgun sequence, one region contains:
- the LOC125509244 gene encoding malonyl-CoA decarboxylase, mitochondrial, whose protein sequence is MTRSHTPKSLAVLLRARMHPDSIPSPPPAPSPPASPELDPSARPAAASSVRHWLHASIAAASPPPAALECFSDGYRSLDRGGRHEILRSLATDYDVPRARVRDLMRQYVSVSATGEGGDEQPGAEREEGGAASALYRMERGLRDALRPKYAGFLEAMNAQPGGLKLLAVIRADLLALLGEENAPVLRALDGYLKEKLVTWLSPAALALHQITWDDPASLLEKIVAYEAVHPIRNLIDLKRRLGVGRRCFGYFHPAIPGEPLIFIEVALLKDMATSIQEVLLDVPPIAECEAKCALFYSISSTQPGLSGINLGKFLLKRVIDMLRKDMPSVQIFATLSPIPGFMQWLLAKLASQIKLAETEMQEGNSIEGASSTFRESILFPEEEKMIHSAIDQVNGKQGIELLQDILKSSQWAKSDKLSAALKSPLMRLCVRYLTRETIRGKALDAVANFHLQNGAMVERINWMADQSEKGIEQSGGIMVNYLYRLENIEEYASSYSATGIIHTSPNLS, encoded by the exons ATGACCAGGAGCCACACCCCGAAATCCCTCGCCGTCCTGCTCCGTGCCAGGATGCACCCCGACTCtatcccctcgccgccgcccgctccgTCACCCCCCGCCAGCCCCGAGCTCGACCCCAGTGCccggccggccgccgcctcctccgtccgccactgGCTCCACGCCTCAATCGCCGCGGCCTccccgcctcccgccgccctcgaGTGCTTCTCCGACGGGTACCGCTCCCTCGACCGAGGCGGCCGCCACGAGATCCTCCGATCCCTCGCCACAGACTACGACGTGCCCCGCGCGCGGGTCCGCGATCTCATGCGCCAGTACGTGAGCGTCTCCGCCACCGGGGAGGGTGGGGACGAGCAGCCGGGGGCGGAGAGAGAGGAGGGCGGCGCCGCATCGGCTTTGTACCGTATGGAGAGGGGGCTCCGGGACGCGCTCCGGCCCAAGTACGCCGGGTTCCTCGAGGCCATGAACGCGCAGCCTGGCGGGCTCAAGCTCCTCGCGGTCATCCGAGCCGACCTCCTCGCCTTGCTGGG GGAGGAGAATGCTCCTGTGCTGCGTGCATTGGATGGGTACTTGAAGGAGAAGCTCGTGACGTGGCTCAGCCCAGCGGCACTGGCACTCCACCAGATAACCTGGGATGATCCTGCCTCCTTGCTGGAGAAGATTGTGGCTTATGAA GCTGTGCATCCAATCAGAAATCTAATAGACTTGAAGAGAAGGCTGGGTGTGGGCCGACGTTGTTTTGGTTACTTCCATCCTGCGATACCAG GGGAGCCCCTGATTTTCATCGAAGTTGCTCTCCTCAAAGATATGGCCACATCTATACAG GAAGTTTTGTTGGATGTCCCTCCAATCGCTGAATGTGAAGCTAAATGTGCACTGTTTTACTCAATATCATCAACCCAG CCAGGCTTATCAGGTATTAATCTGGGAAAGTTTCTTCTCAAGCGTGTCATTGACATGTTGAGAAAAGATATGCCTTCCGTGCAG ATTTTTGCTACTCTTAGCCCGATACCTGGTTTCATGCAATGGCTTCTCGCTAAGTTGGCCTCTCAAATAAAATTAGCAGAGACAGAGATGCAAGAGGGCAATTCGATAGAAGGTGCCAGTTCTACTTTCAGAGAATCCATCCTTTTCCCGGAGGAAGAGAAGATGATACACAGTGCCAT CGATCAAGTCAACGgtaaacaaggaattgaactttTGCAAGATATACTGAAATCAAGTCAATGGGCAAAGTCTGACAAATTATCTGCTGCGCTGAAATCTCCTCTTATGCGTTTGTGTGTAAG GTATCTTaccagagagacaatacgaggaAAAGCTCTAGATGCTGTTGCTAATTTTCACTTGCAAAATGGAGCA ATGGTTGAGAGAATAAACTGGATGGCCGACCAATCCGAGAAGGGCATTGAACAAAGTGGAGGTATCATGGTCAATTATCTGTACAG GTTGGAGAATATAGAAGAATATGCATCATCTTATTCGGCTACAGGGATTATCCATACGTCACCTAACCTCTCCTAA